Proteins encoded together in one Candidatus Rokuibacteriota bacterium window:
- the hydA gene encoding dihydropyrimidinase, which produces MDLVIRGGTVVTAGDTYQADVGVQRGTVVQLGGTVPAGAREIDARDKLVIPGGVDAHVHLAPVFGTPKADDFVSGTMAAAAGGVTSLIDFACQTEGGSLRAAVEAADALARDRAIVDYGFHLAVCDPSPNAVAELPDVVAAGFPSVKLFMHRGQFHARIAEFMRLIAQAGRHDALTTVHCELQPVISYLTEQLLAQGKGDPRYFPLSRPVHAEAAATAEAVSFCLGAEAPVYIVHLSNAQALGVTSAARAAGLPVYVETRPVYLYLTDAQYELPGRESGKYVVYPPLRTAQDQKALWDGLRSGLIQTVATDHSPITTEVKTDPCRSFAEIPAGAPAIQTLVPMLYSEGVARGRLTLNRWIEVVATNPAKLFGLYPDKGTIAVGGDADIVVFDPGLRHTIVGKAMLSRAGHDPFEGFEVRGWPTVTISRGEVIYENGRVVGSPGRGKLIRRRRFAAL; this is translated from the coding sequence ATGGATCTGGTGATTCGGGGCGGCACGGTCGTCACTGCGGGCGACACGTACCAGGCGGACGTGGGCGTCCAACGGGGCACGGTGGTGCAGTTGGGCGGCACCGTTCCCGCCGGCGCCCGCGAGATCGACGCCCGGGACAAACTCGTCATCCCGGGCGGGGTCGACGCCCACGTCCACCTGGCTCCGGTGTTCGGCACGCCCAAGGCCGATGACTTCGTCTCCGGGACGATGGCCGCGGCGGCGGGCGGCGTGACCTCCCTCATCGACTTCGCCTGCCAGACCGAGGGTGGGTCACTGCGCGCGGCGGTGGAAGCGGCCGACGCGCTGGCCCGCGACCGGGCGATCGTCGACTACGGCTTCCACCTGGCCGTCTGCGACCCGAGCCCGAACGCGGTGGCCGAGCTCCCCGACGTCGTGGCCGCCGGCTTCCCGAGTGTCAAGCTCTTCATGCACCGGGGGCAGTTCCATGCCCGCATCGCCGAGTTCATGCGCCTGATCGCCCAGGCCGGCCGGCACGACGCGCTCACGACGGTCCACTGCGAGCTCCAGCCCGTGATCAGCTACCTCACCGAGCAGCTCCTCGCCCAGGGCAAGGGGGATCCGCGCTACTTCCCGCTCAGTCGCCCCGTGCACGCCGAGGCGGCCGCGACCGCCGAGGCGGTCTCCTTCTGCCTGGGGGCCGAGGCGCCCGTCTACATCGTGCACCTCTCGAACGCTCAGGCCCTCGGCGTGACGAGCGCGGCCCGGGCGGCCGGCCTCCCCGTCTACGTGGAGACCCGCCCCGTCTACCTCTACCTGACGGACGCGCAGTACGAGCTGCCCGGCCGCGAGAGCGGCAAGTACGTGGTGTATCCGCCGCTCCGGACGGCCCAGGACCAGAAGGCGCTCTGGGACGGGCTCCGCAGCGGCCTGATCCAGACGGTCGCCACGGATCACAGCCCGATCACCACCGAGGTCAAGACGGACCCGTGCCGGAGCTTCGCCGAGATCCCGGCCGGGGCCCCGGCCATCCAGACCCTGGTGCCGATGCTCTACTCCGAGGGCGTGGCCCGGGGACGCCTCACGCTGAACCGCTGGATCGAGGTGGTCGCCACCAACCCGGCCAAGCTCTTCGGCCTGTACCCCGACAAGGGCACGATCGCGGTGGGCGGGGACGCCGACATCGTCGTCTTCGACCCCGGCCTGCGCCACACCATCGTCGGTAAGGCGATGCTGTCCCGGGCCGGGCACGATCCGTTCGAGGGTTTCGAGGTGCGGGGCTGGCCGACGGTCACCATTTCCCGGGGAGAGGTGATCTACGAGAACGGGCGGGTGGTGGGAAGTCCCGGCCGGGGTAAGCTGATCCGGCGCCGCCGCTTCGCGGCGCTCTGA
- a CDS encoding cold-shock protein, with translation MAQGTVKWFNDAKGYGFITQEAGEDVFVHFNAIQAQGFKSLAEGDKVEFEVTKGPKGLQAANVRKI, from the coding sequence ATGGCACAGGGAACGGTCAAGTGGTTCAACGACGCGAAGGGCTACGGCTTCATCACCCAGGAGGCGGGGGAAGACGTGTTCGTGCACTTCAACGCCATCCAGGCGCAGGGCTTCAAGAGCCTTGCCGAGGGCGATAAGGTGGAGTTCGAGGTGACCAAGGGCCCGAAGGGGCTCCAGGCCGCCAACGTCCGCAAGATCTGA
- a CDS encoding TAXI family TRAP transporter solute-binding subunit, translating to MIRTTTSIGVVLVVSVLALASWSEAADPPAPGLRPVASASVAWGTSSQGGLSYLVGAGSASVLEKHIKNVKFTALVSSGSAENARRIQAGEFQCAQMTADTAHFGYHGGREFQQPLGKLQFVSNLWISPENVIVPRESPIKSLGDLRGRRITSTPGWGATIFARSILEAVGLKKGDYDMVVLSAADGATSFRDGRVDAAMWAFGVPTATLTEIALSRAIRFIPTDTKTAQVIREKYPYWFLSTIPRGAYRGVSEDVPTIANNNVLLCSADLPDALVYNMTKVMFLHASEIKQSVPAAEALGVPAMAAWPAIPAHPGAQQFYREAGLIK from the coding sequence ATGATCCGGACGACGACGTCCATCGGTGTCGTGCTCGTCGTTTCAGTCCTGGCGCTGGCTTCCTGGAGCGAGGCGGCTGACCCGCCGGCGCCCGGCCTCCGTCCGGTGGCGTCGGCCAGTGTCGCCTGGGGGACCTCGAGCCAGGGCGGCCTGAGCTATCTCGTTGGCGCCGGCTCGGCGTCGGTGCTGGAGAAGCACATCAAGAACGTGAAGTTCACCGCGCTGGTCTCCTCGGGATCAGCGGAGAACGCGCGCCGGATCCAGGCTGGCGAGTTCCAGTGCGCCCAGATGACAGCCGACACGGCGCATTTCGGATACCACGGCGGACGGGAGTTCCAGCAGCCACTCGGGAAGCTCCAGTTCGTCAGCAATCTGTGGATTTCCCCGGAGAACGTGATCGTTCCCCGGGAATCGCCGATCAAGTCGCTGGGGGACCTGCGGGGCCGGCGCATCACCAGCACGCCGGGGTGGGGGGCGACGATCTTCGCTCGCTCGATCCTGGAGGCGGTCGGGCTCAAGAAAGGCGACTATGACATGGTGGTGCTCTCGGCGGCCGATGGGGCCACCTCCTTCCGCGATGGCCGGGTGGATGCCGCGATGTGGGCCTTCGGCGTGCCGACGGCGACGCTGACCGAGATCGCCCTCTCGAGAGCCATCCGCTTCATCCCCACCGACACCAAGACGGCGCAGGTCATCCGGGAGAAGTACCCGTACTGGTTTCTCTCGACGATTCCGCGCGGGGCGTACCGCGGGGTCAGCGAGGACGTGCCGACCATCGCCAACAACAACGTGTTGCTCTGTTCGGCGGACCTCCCCGACGCGCTCGTCTACAACATGACCAAGGTCATGTTCCTCCATGCCAGCGAGATCAAGCAGTCGGTTCCGGCCGCGGAAGCCCTGGGTGTCCCGGCGATGGCGGCCTGGCCGGCCATCCCCGCGCACCCGGGCGCCCAGCAGTTCTATCGTGAGGCGGGTCTGATCAAGTAG
- a CDS encoding aspartate aminotransferase family protein — MDDRQLRQWAQDHLIRTGLLIDVVPPWEGPIFARAQGSVIVDTAGKEYLDFNSGQMCSALGHNNPRVVKAIQQAATTLTHASSVFYNVPQIELAKRLADLVDRPLAKSMFIQSGADSTEGAILLARRYTGRTAIGAFHLAFHGYSDVTRAMSFCATAPGYGPVLPGIYAFPTPYCYRCRQRPADGGCCMTSLTVGLEVLDRQCGGELAGIIVEPLVSAGGVIDLPPGFLGALRRECDKRGALLILDEAQTGLGKLGTMFAYQEAGVIPDIMTLSKHLGGGIAVSAVVTTAAIEDRAAAGGMIFGHSHSGDPLACAAAVASIEEIVAENLPEKARHIGQQWQSLMGELQKQHEVIGDIRGRGLLQGVELVRDRETRVPATRETTKVFQECVRTGLLFSVRGPHRNVLRFVPPFTTTPEQLARAAEMLDAAIRKA, encoded by the coding sequence ATGGACGACCGACAGCTTCGCCAGTGGGCGCAGGACCATCTCATCCGCACGGGCCTTCTCATCGATGTCGTCCCGCCGTGGGAAGGGCCCATCTTCGCCCGCGCGCAGGGCAGCGTCATCGTGGACACGGCCGGCAAGGAGTATCTTGACTTCAACTCGGGCCAAATGTGCTCGGCCCTCGGCCACAACAACCCGCGCGTCGTGAAGGCCATCCAGCAGGCGGCGACCACGCTGACCCACGCCAGCTCCGTCTTCTACAACGTGCCGCAGATCGAGCTCGCGAAACGTCTCGCGGACCTCGTCGACCGGCCGCTCGCCAAGTCGATGTTCATCCAGTCGGGGGCGGACTCGACCGAGGGTGCCATCCTCCTCGCCCGGCGTTACACCGGCAGGACCGCCATCGGCGCCTTCCACCTGGCCTTCCACGGCTACAGCGACGTGACGCGGGCGATGAGCTTCTGCGCGACCGCGCCGGGCTACGGCCCCGTCTTGCCCGGCATCTACGCCTTTCCGACGCCGTACTGTTACCGGTGCCGCCAGCGACCGGCCGACGGCGGTTGCTGCATGACGTCGCTCACCGTCGGTCTCGAGGTCCTCGATCGTCAGTGCGGCGGCGAGCTAGCCGGCATCATCGTCGAACCGCTCGTCAGCGCGGGCGGTGTCATCGATCTCCCGCCCGGCTTTCTCGGCGCCCTACGGCGCGAGTGCGACAAGCGCGGCGCGCTCCTCATCCTCGATGAGGCGCAGACTGGGCTCGGCAAGCTGGGGACGATGTTCGCCTACCAGGAGGCAGGCGTGATACCGGATATCATGACGCTCTCGAAGCACCTGGGTGGTGGCATCGCGGTGAGCGCCGTCGTGACCACGGCGGCGATCGAGGACCGCGCGGCCGCGGGAGGGATGATCTTCGGCCACTCGCATTCTGGAGACCCGTTGGCGTGCGCGGCTGCGGTCGCGAGCATCGAGGAGATCGTGGCCGAGAACCTGCCGGAGAAGGCGCGCCACATCGGCCAGCAATGGCAGTCGCTGATGGGCGAGCTTCAGAAGCAGCACGAGGTCATCGGCGACATCCGCGGCCGCGGTCTCCTGCAGGGCGTCGAGCTCGTCCGCGACCGGGAGACCCGGGTACCGGCGACCCGCGAGACGACGAAGGTCTTCCAGGAGTGCGTGCGCACGGGCCTCCTCTTCTCGGTCCGCGGCCCGCATCGCAACGTCCTCCGCTTCGTCCCGCCGTTCACGACGACGCCCGAGCAGCTGGCGCGCGCCGCGGAGATGCTCGACGCCGCGATCCGCAAGGCGTGA
- a CDS encoding extracellular solute-binding protein: MNRRTFLRVGLGATSVHVLTDAVRPRTAGAAEPPALARLQPGPVKQEVARLIEGSRAEGKVVIYAPASLGEKFGRHFRAYCGLPESFAVEEAVYKTADLQGRLETELKAGKLAADFVRFPMGPWLFGLKAKGLLQEWANPEEKAYATIHAEPGYWVPTMWVPVIIWNPQKVQDTLEGWGDLLNPKHVGRVAIGDASKSAGWTQYFYVLRTKLSAKYFEDLARIKPGFIVSSETLVEAAVSGEYPIVVSTSFSAYRAVTQNKAALRVAYPKDGIVPVVDGFFSFKSAPHPNAARLVRLFHASKEGQQYLMGESGYLSFRPDVESPNERLLPLITKLNLIPFDYRKVAQKELDQFRKTFIRTFGL, from the coding sequence ATGAACCGGAGAACGTTCCTCAGGGTCGGGCTGGGTGCGACATCGGTGCACGTCCTGACCGACGCCGTCCGGCCGCGGACCGCGGGCGCGGCCGAGCCGCCGGCGCTCGCTCGCCTCCAGCCCGGGCCGGTGAAGCAGGAAGTGGCACGGCTCATCGAGGGGAGCCGGGCGGAGGGCAAGGTCGTGATCTACGCGCCGGCCTCCCTGGGCGAGAAGTTCGGCCGGCACTTCCGCGCCTACTGCGGGCTGCCCGAGAGCTTCGCGGTCGAAGAGGCGGTCTACAAGACCGCCGATCTCCAGGGGCGGTTGGAGACCGAGCTCAAGGCTGGCAAGCTCGCGGCGGACTTCGTCCGCTTCCCCATGGGGCCCTGGCTCTTCGGGCTCAAGGCCAAGGGGCTCCTGCAGGAATGGGCGAACCCCGAGGAGAAGGCCTACGCGACGATCCACGCCGAGCCGGGCTACTGGGTGCCGACGATGTGGGTGCCGGTCATCATCTGGAACCCGCAGAAGGTCCAGGACACCCTCGAGGGCTGGGGCGACCTGCTGAACCCGAAGCACGTCGGCCGGGTGGCCATCGGCGATGCGTCGAAGTCGGCGGGGTGGACTCAGTACTTCTACGTGCTCCGCACCAAGCTGTCCGCGAAGTACTTCGAGGACCTGGCCCGGATCAAGCCGGGGTTCATCGTCAGCTCCGAGACGCTGGTCGAGGCGGCGGTGTCCGGCGAGTACCCGATCGTCGTGAGCACCTCCTTCTCCGCCTACCGGGCGGTCACCCAGAACAAAGCTGCCCTGCGCGTCGCCTATCCGAAGGACGGGATCGTGCCGGTGGTCGACGGCTTCTTCAGCTTCAAGAGCGCGCCCCACCCCAACGCGGCCCGGCTGGTCAGGCTGTTCCACGCCTCGAAGGAAGGGCAGCAGTACCTCATGGGCGAGTCCGGCTATCTCTCCTTCCGGCCGGACGTCGAGAGCCCGAACGAGCGGCTGCTCCCCCTGATCACGAAGCTGAACCTGATCCCGTTCGACTACCGGAAGGTCGCCCAGAAGGAGCTCGACCAGTTCCGGAAGACCTTCATCAGGACCTTCGGTCTCTAG
- a CDS encoding enoyl-CoA hydratase/isomerase family protein: protein MSTFDEYSQQYDHILMERRDGTLQMTLHTDGGPLRWGLRPQAQLVEALGAVGADRGNRLVILTGTGEEFIGPRSDPHRTVYAEGGVELTPAGLDRVHWNARRLVTRLLDIEIPMIAVVNGPAKRHAELALMCDIVLAAEDATFEDTAHFQLGGHVPGDGINVVYTMLLGLNRARYLMLTGQVLSAAEAKDLGLVAEVMPRRALLPRAWELARQLAAKPDLLLRYTRLVLIHPLRKAIDEGLGYFLSLETLATLDSHR from the coding sequence ATGTCCACCTTCGACGAGTACTCGCAGCAGTATGACCACATCCTGATGGAGCGGCGCGACGGCACCCTCCAGATGACGCTCCACACGGACGGCGGCCCGTTGCGGTGGGGCCTGCGACCGCAGGCGCAGCTGGTCGAGGCGCTCGGCGCGGTCGGAGCGGATCGGGGCAACCGGCTCGTCATCCTGACCGGCACCGGGGAGGAGTTCATCGGCCCGCGGTCCGATCCCCACCGGACGGTGTATGCAGAGGGCGGGGTCGAGCTGACGCCGGCGGGGCTGGACCGGGTCCACTGGAACGCCCGGCGGCTGGTGACGAGGCTCCTCGACATCGAGATCCCGATGATCGCGGTGGTGAACGGGCCGGCCAAGCGGCACGCGGAACTCGCGTTGATGTGCGACATCGTCCTCGCGGCCGAAGACGCGACGTTCGAGGACACCGCGCATTTCCAGCTCGGCGGGCACGTGCCGGGCGACGGGATCAACGTCGTCTATACGATGCTGCTGGGATTGAACCGAGCGCGGTACCTCATGCTGACCGGGCAGGTGCTGTCGGCCGCGGAGGCGAAGGACCTCGGGCTGGTGGCCGAGGTCATGCCCCGGCGCGCGTTGTTGCCGCGGGCCTGGGAGCTGGCCCGGCAGCTCGCGGCGAAACCCGACCTCTTGCTGCGCTACACGCGGCTCGTCCTGATCCACCCGTTGCGGAAGGCGATCGACGAGGGGCTGGGCTATTTCCTGAGCCTCGAAACGCTGGCGACGTTGGACTCCCACCGATGA
- a CDS encoding iron ABC transporter permease, producing MVWLTPEKAIKVVIGVAASAMVLGPVATLIHGSLSLEDPSGRTVYSVENYVEVLTDDRIREAVLTTLAFTLGATGVAALFGIPLAWLTARTDMPARRPLDRLYLLPFFISSFQGAIAWKFLASPKIGILNGLLVGGLGLTRPPLDIHTVGGMAFVEGLFLTPIMYLFAKATLAGMDPRLEESSRVAGFGVLQTARRITLPLAAPGIVSALLLIFVTAAGSLAVPLFLGAPVRIKTLSTQIFEILAFRPDYGKASAVSLVLVTLTLAGWLGQQRATRGQRFVTITGKSYAPRVIPLGRWRWAALAFCLGFLTLTLVLPIATLVLVSASRVWTGRFDPSLLTAHHYRAVFASEVVRRAIVNTLLISTVGATLAVGIGIVLAHAIHRSRSRLGGPLDFVVTMPIAFGGVVIGVGVLLTYIHTPIYGTVWIIVAGLLTRFEVFALRPISSVLLAIDPELEESARVGGASFFRMLRDVLYPLLKPGIVSAWLIVFIIFMREFDIASLLYAHQSVVMSVAIYIFSELEPSPAVAALALVQAVIILAATYVFMKLTGGRGVAF from the coding sequence ATGGTCTGGCTGACGCCCGAGAAGGCCATCAAGGTCGTCATCGGGGTCGCCGCGTCGGCGATGGTCCTGGGCCCGGTCGCCACGCTGATCCACGGCAGCCTCTCGCTCGAGGATCCGAGCGGCAGGACGGTCTACTCCGTCGAGAACTACGTGGAGGTCCTGACCGACGACCGCATCCGGGAGGCCGTGCTCACCACGCTGGCCTTCACCCTCGGGGCCACGGGGGTGGCCGCCCTGTTCGGGATCCCCCTGGCTTGGCTGACCGCCCGCACCGACATGCCGGCGCGCCGGCCGCTCGACCGGCTCTACCTGCTTCCCTTCTTCATCTCGTCGTTCCAGGGCGCGATCGCCTGGAAGTTCCTCGCCTCGCCGAAGATCGGGATCCTCAACGGCCTCCTGGTGGGCGGGCTGGGGCTCACGCGGCCCCCGCTCGACATCCACACCGTGGGCGGCATGGCCTTCGTCGAGGGGCTCTTCCTTACCCCGATCATGTACCTGTTCGCCAAGGCCACGCTCGCCGGCATGGATCCTCGGCTGGAGGAATCCTCCCGGGTGGCCGGCTTCGGAGTCCTCCAGACCGCCCGGCGGATCACTTTGCCTCTGGCCGCGCCGGGCATCGTCTCGGCGCTGCTCCTGATCTTCGTGACCGCGGCCGGGTCCCTGGCCGTCCCGCTCTTCCTGGGGGCGCCCGTCCGCATCAAGACGCTCTCGACCCAGATCTTCGAGATCCTCGCGTTCCGGCCCGACTACGGCAAGGCGTCGGCGGTGAGCCTGGTCCTCGTCACCCTCACGCTGGCCGGGTGGCTCGGCCAGCAACGCGCCACCCGGGGCCAGCGGTTCGTCACGATCACGGGCAAGAGCTACGCGCCGCGGGTGATCCCGCTCGGGCGCTGGCGGTGGGCGGCCCTCGCGTTCTGTCTCGGCTTCCTCACGCTCACCCTGGTGCTGCCGATCGCGACGCTCGTCCTCGTCTCGGCGTCGCGGGTGTGGACCGGCCGCTTCGACCCCAGCCTGCTGACGGCGCACCACTACCGCGCGGTGTTCGCGTCGGAGGTCGTCCGGCGGGCGATCGTCAACACCCTGCTCATCTCGACGGTGGGGGCCACCCTGGCGGTGGGGATCGGGATCGTGCTGGCCCACGCCATCCATCGCTCGCGCAGCCGGCTGGGCGGCCCGCTCGACTTCGTCGTCACGATGCCGATCGCCTTCGGCGGCGTCGTGATCGGGGTCGGCGTGCTGCTGACGTACATCCACACCCCGATCTACGGGACGGTCTGGATCATCGTGGCCGGCCTGCTGACCCGGTTCGAGGTCTTCGCCCTCCGCCCTATCTCCTCCGTCCTGCTCGCCATCGATCCGGAGCTCGAGGAGAGCGCGCGGGTCGGCGGCGCCTCCTTCTTCCGGATGCTCCGCGACGTCCTCTATCCGCTGCTCAAGCCCGGGATCGTCTCGGCGTGGCTGATCGTGTTCATCATCTTCATGCGGGAATTCGACATCGCGAGCCTGCTCTACGCCCATCAGTCGGTGGTGATGTCGGTGGCGATCTACATCTTCTCGGAGCTCGAGCCGTCGCCGGCGGTGGCGGCGCTGGCCCTCGTCCAGGCGGTGATCATCCTGGCCGCCACCTACGTCTTCATGAAGCTGACGGGCGGCCGGGGCGTAGCCTTTTAG
- a CDS encoding carboxymuconolactone decarboxylase family protein, which translates to MSRSDVGRQRAYLQEMARRRGYVLDYHKVLVAEDLPFMKAVNDLLAISYTNNRRLDRKTKELISVAVHTALGSGQGHIAAHIEVAKRHGATKVEVLEVLEVLALAAGLPRFMGGLAAWMECFPVARVELERPATGRGGRRASRSRTSARR; encoded by the coding sequence ATGAGCCGGAGTGACGTCGGCCGCCAGCGCGCCTACCTGCAGGAGATGGCGCGGCGGCGCGGCTACGTGCTCGACTACCACAAGGTGCTGGTGGCCGAGGACCTGCCGTTCATGAAGGCGGTGAACGACCTGCTCGCGATCTCCTACACGAACAACCGGCGGCTCGACCGCAAGACGAAAGAGCTGATCTCGGTCGCCGTCCACACCGCCCTCGGCTCGGGCCAGGGGCACATCGCCGCCCACATCGAGGTGGCGAAGCGGCATGGCGCCACGAAGGTGGAGGTCCTCGAGGTCCTGGAAGTGCTGGCCCTCGCCGCTGGCCTCCCCCGGTTCATGGGGGGACTGGCGGCCTGGATGGAGTGCTTTCCCGTGGCCAGAGTGGAGCTGGAGCGTCCGGCGACCGGGCGAGGCGGCCGACGAGCGTCGCGGTCCCGGACCTCTGCACGCCGCTGA
- a CDS encoding ABC transporter ATP-binding protein, translated as MPYLDVVGLAKRFGPALAVAEVTFSVDKGELVTLLGPSGCGKTTTMRCIAGLEAPDAGEIRIDGETVTSVARGLFTLPERRGLGMVFQSYALWPHMTVFDNVAYGLKARKLPRREAAERTAEALRLVELDELRGRHPAELSGGQQQRVALARALAYQPKLLLLDEPLSNLDAKLRERMRDELRRLFHRVGITAIYVTHDQIEALTISDRVIVMSAGRIRQEGRPRELYARPVDRFVAQFIGAANVLEATVAVAADGGRVGRLAADVAEGPLRLGRPVPGEGGDGGPVLLCIRPEHLRLDRTRPAAANVLRCQVDGVLFQGNLTIVQLRAGSRVLQAQSPADFSAEVGETLFVSVDPEHICLIADDAR; from the coding sequence GTGCCGTACCTCGACGTGGTCGGGCTCGCGAAGCGGTTCGGGCCGGCGCTGGCGGTGGCGGAGGTGACGTTCAGCGTCGACAAGGGCGAGCTGGTGACGCTCCTGGGCCCCAGCGGGTGCGGCAAGACGACGACGATGCGGTGCATCGCCGGCCTGGAGGCGCCCGACGCCGGCGAGATCCGGATCGACGGGGAGACGGTCACGTCGGTCGCGCGCGGGCTGTTCACCCTTCCCGAGCGGCGGGGCCTGGGCATGGTGTTTCAATCCTATGCTCTCTGGCCCCACATGACCGTGTTCGACAACGTGGCCTACGGCCTCAAGGCGAGGAAGCTCCCGCGGCGGGAGGCTGCCGAGCGCACGGCGGAGGCGCTCCGCCTGGTGGAGCTCGACGAGCTCCGGGGACGGCACCCCGCGGAGCTCTCGGGCGGCCAGCAACAACGGGTGGCCCTGGCCCGGGCCCTGGCCTATCAGCCGAAGCTCCTACTGCTCGATGAACCGCTCAGCAACCTCGACGCCAAGCTGCGCGAGCGGATGCGCGACGAGCTGCGCCGCCTCTTCCACCGGGTCGGGATCACGGCGATCTACGTGACCCACGACCAGATCGAGGCCCTCACGATCTCCGACCGCGTCATCGTCATGAGCGCCGGGCGGATCCGCCAGGAGGGCCGGCCGCGGGAGCTCTACGCGCGGCCCGTTGACCGGTTCGTGGCCCAGTTCATCGGCGCCGCGAACGTCCTCGAGGCGACGGTTGCGGTCGCCGCCGACGGCGGCCGGGTGGGGCGGCTCGCCGCGGACGTCGCCGAGGGGCCCCTGCGCCTGGGCCGCCCGGTCCCCGGGGAGGGAGGCGACGGGGGGCCGGTCCTCCTCTGCATCCGCCCCGAGCACCTCCGCCTCGACCGCACGCGCCCCGCGGCCGCCAACGTGCTGCGCTGCCAGGTCGACGGCGTCCTGTTCCAGGGCAACCTCACCATCGTCCAGCTGCGCGCGGGGTCCCGCGTCCTCCAGGCCCAGAGCCCGGCCGACTTCTCCGCCGAGGTCGGCGAGACGTTGTTCGTGTCGGTCGACCCCGAGCACATCTGCCTGATCGCGGACGACGCGCGCTGA